The genomic stretch TAGGCAGGAAGCCGGGGAAGCGTCCGCAGCCCGGCTCTCCCTCCGCAGGGGTGTATGGGTTGGTGCTCGACGCACCAGTGCGGAGCAGGACGGGGGtccgcccgctcccccgcccttCAGCAAGCGCccgtcctctcctctccccggccCAGCGTTTCTCTCAATTCTGGAATCATTAACACAAGCCCAGACTTCAATCCTGGAACTGGAGTTTGGCGGAAGAGAAAGCACCGAGGGCTACAAGTGAGTGAGCCTGGCCACAGCTGGGCACGCCGAGTCCAGAGCGTTGTGCCTGGGGAAACGCTCAGCCTCCCCCCGGCACGCGTAGTCTGAGGTGAACTGTAATTTTCAAGGGTGGGTTTctggttttggaggtttttttttttggttttttttttttttaccgctGAGGGCACTGCACTGCCTACAGCAACACCAGCGTGAGAGGAGCCTGGAGGCCGGCTGAGGGCCTCGCTGGGGATCCCACCCGCTGCCGGGGCTCGGCTTCCCCGGCGCAGCACGGCAGCGCACGGGCCTGCGCCCCGcctccccgggcccggcgggaggGGTCGGGGTCGGGTGCCCGCTGGCTCCCTCGGCGCTCGCCGGCGGGGCTGTGAGGGGGCGGCGCCgtgccccggcgggcgggcgctagggccgggcgcggcgggcggcgcggcgctgacGCCATcgcggcgcgcggcggcggcggcagcagcgggtgGCGGTCGATggccgcggcggagccggcggcgcggAAGCGGCGGCCCAAGGGGCActtcgcggcggcggcggggcgggccaagcggccccgcggcggcgggcggcagctggAGGCCGGCATGCGCGGCATCCTCATCACCTGCAACATGAACGAGCGCAAGTGCGTGGGGGAGGCCTACAGCCTCCTCGGCGAGTACGGGGACCTGCTCTACGGGCCCGAGCAGGTGCGtgcgggcgggcccggccggtCGCTCGGTGCTGGGCGGGAGGCGGCCCTGaggccggggagcgcggccctGCGCGGTGTGGGCCGCCCCCCGCAGCTCCTGcctcccgctccccgcagcctggcagcgctgacgccggcggggcggggagagcAGCGCCATGAGGCCTCCTCTCcttttctgtatgtaaaaaaaCTGTCTGTGGTCACCACGCACGCCAAAGTGCCGGTTTCTGTAAGCAcaccccagcgcagccccgcggGTTGGCCGGAGGAAAGGCCCCTGCCCGTCTCCTCCAGGCCCCTGGGCGCGGTGGTGCCTTGCTGCCGGTTTTTGAGTTGCGGGCACTGTTGCTCTGCACTCGCCGAACAAGAGACCTGCCTTGTGTGAAGTTTTCAGATCACGAGGAGCGGCTGTCTGGAAGCgagagggaggaggatgaggacgATATTGAGGCTGCCCTGAAGAAGGAGGTCGGCCAGATCCGCGCCTCGACGGAGCAGAAGCTGCGGCGGTTCCAGTCTGTGGAGAGCGGCGCCAACAACGTCGTCTTCATCAGAACCCGGGGCATAGGTGGGACGTCAGCCGACGCTGCGTAATGCTGTGGGGATAAGCTGCTCTGAACAGTGTTAGTAACAGGCCACAGAGCGTGACTTCCAAGAAACTTGTGTATACCAAACAAATATAGggtttccccttccctttggCATTGCCACTGAATTTTGTCATTAGCGGAGTCGCTAAAGCGAGAGGAATTTGCTTTGACAAAATAATCTGTGATTATCCAGTTTTGGTATAGTAAAACAACTCTTTACAGAAAAGGATTTGAGGCTGACAGCAGTGCAGCCAAGCGTGTATTTCCCCAGCTTATTATTTAgaggggggaagaagggagaaacTGCCTTCAGTTTGTTTCTCATATCTAGCTGTTTCTCTTGTAGAACCTGACAACCTGGTGCACCATATATTAAAGGATATGCATGCCACTAAAAAGAAGAAGACAAGAGTCATTCTGCGCATGCTGCCCATTTCTGGAACTTGCAAGGCTTTTATGGAGGATATGAAAAAATACACGGAAACGTTTTTTGAGCCTTGGTTTAAAGCCCCTAATAAGGGTACTTTTCAGATTGTTTACAAAGCTCGTAATAACAGTCATATGAGTAGGGAAGAAGTAATTAAGGAATTGGCAGGTATGTATGGATTTCACGCAGAACTAAGAACAAGTATATAAGCAGCCCACAACTGCATGCATAACATAGGTCAGATTATTAAAAGTGGTCTTAATGGGCATACATAGTTGTTGCTTAAAATCTGTGTGTTGAATTACAAAAGCTTCTCTTAAGACTTAAAGAAGCTTGACATCAATATTCCTTGTTGGTGTTGATGTCTTAAACAACAAGCAGCAGAGAGTACAGCATTGAATATAATTTGGGGTGTCAGTTGTATGTGCTTTGAAATGACTGCTACCAGGCTTTTGCTCTGGATGCTATGTTGAAATAATGTGTTACTATTTCCATTGAATATATGACTCGGAAAATAGCTCCACCTTTATGCGagtattttgtttcttgatgGGATAGTTTTTCAATTACTTCAGTCCTACTGGTGGTATATTCTAAGAGTCCTGCTGTGTTCTGCTATTTTAAGCAATTACAAAAGTGCATAATTGGTTACAACTAAAGGGGATGTTGCCTTCTCTCTCTTAACTTCTATCCTTTCAATAGGGCATGCTTATGTTCTGAAACAGTTTTTCCAGCATCTTTTAAACTAAGTCTTGTTTTACAGGAATTGTGGGCAGCCTCAATCCAGAAAACAAAGTCGATCTTAATAACCCACAATATACAATTGTggtggaaataataaaaaacgtCTGTTGCTTGAGTGTGGTGAGAGACTATGTTCTGTTCAGAAAATACAATCTACAGGAGGTGGTGAAGAGCAACAAAGAAGACACACAACAAAACCCATCAAGTCTGACAGAAGACCAGAACTCGAAGGTAGTAAAACCGGaaactgaggaggaggagaagagctcAAAAGAAGTAGAACAAGAGAACAAGAATCAAGGTGAAATAGAAGCTGAGCCCAAGGGGAATGATGCGCTGACAGTGTAGAAAATGTGGTAGAAGGGAAAGATAAACACAATCgaaacctattaaaaaaagttGCCCTAGAGTTCTGAAAGGGCGTTTTAAAGAAGagagtgggttttgttttgaaatcttgtttttaaaatccacGTGTGAGAATTTTAATGCTCGTTGCAGGTGGAGCTGACATTACAGCAGATGTAAGAGTGCTCAAGAGTGCATCACCTTTCTGGTGAAGCTTGCTGTCATTCTTCTACAGCTTTGTTCTGCATTGCCTTTACCTAGCACAAAaagcacatgtgtgtgcatgcatatgtaaGTGTGGCCATCCCGACATATATTGACTCTCCTTTGTTATGTCTGATGGCTACAGAAATCAAAAGGCAGTGCAGAATCAGCTCTATCAGGAAGTATTGACAGAAGTGAGAGATCTGGAAAAGACAGTTGCTTGCAGAGGGTTTTTAAGGAAGTGATCTGACAACTTGTGTGACTGCAGAACTCAgatatatttttctgtgtgaacAACAGCATGAGCTAAAACTGATCATTTCCTGTATGATGGagggttatatatatatatatatatacacgcatcGCTCTACAAGGATATTCTAAGTCTTGAAAGTGAATGGGAAGAACTGCTATGATCAAAATACTTGAATACTATGAGATGATTTAGAGTAATAATTTGACTGTTCTAGAACAGTGGAAGTACAATGCAGGCATTGCAGATAGTTTTAGCAAAAACGACATGTGTGTTTACATTAGCTGTGTATACAGCGTTTATAGGAAATGCTGTAGTCACTGAACAGAATCCTTTTGAGTAATTTCCTGCAAATAgccttttgctgctctttccaaATCCTTGGGGGATTTtataaagtctttttttgtttttatttttttcttaggtctcaaaatttgaatttaaatactGCTTGGAAACTTCTTATGAAAGAAGCTCTCCATTATACCATACTGGATAAGGggaattaagtttaatttttggTACAGTTTTAGCTTTAcagtattaattttgtttcagattgaAAGTAACGTTAGTGAGTCTTTCTGTTGTCCATTTGTTACAGCAGCTTTTTTGATATCCcagtgacttttaaaaaacaaccaaaaccagtGCAGCTATAACCTGCTTTCCAGTAGAGCTTTGAGTATGCTTCCTGTACAACTGTCTAGCTTTAGTATTTCATTTCTAGCATAAAAGCCTGTGGGTTGCTAATGGAAAAGACTCATCTTGAAGAACACCACTTGTTACTTGTCTTGGTGTAGTGAAAAGGATGTGTTCAAGTCTCTCAACAGTGTTTAATTTATATCTTCCTCTTCTCTCAAAATTGTTTTAGAAGTTGGAAAATTAAGACTACTTTTTCCCTAGTCCTGTCTCCCTTACCACCCATTTATTAAAACTTGGCTTTCTTACCTCCATCggtgttttctttaaattttaaagctttttgtgtGTGGATTAAAACCAGCAATGTCAAAGGTCACAGATTGAAAAGAACCATTTGAGACCAGACACAAAGGCCAACAGTGAATGTTTATTGGTGGCTGATGCCCGTGATCACGATTCAGGACAGCCTGCTTATATTACTAAGGACAAAGACAGACTCATGGAtagtttgtgtgggtttttttggttggttgtttttttttttccttctctctctcactcaTCTATGTCTACAGGACCTACAGGTCTTCAGAAGAAACTGCTGAATAGCTACCATCCATTTGTCAAGCCTCTGCCTCACATTTAGATGCTGCCTATGCTGCAGTCTTAAAGATGTCCGCATTCTTTTACTTCCGAGTTGTCATAATTTGCACTTACTGAACATTCATTGTGAACACATTAATTCCTAAGTCTTGAGGCTTACAAGATTCATACAAGCAAGGTGCTTAATTTGGATGCTTGCAAGATCTATGGCCATTTCTGGGAACTTCATTACGTACTTATCAGGTTTTCCTCATTAATAAGCCTCTGAATGAACACACTGCTCCTTCACCTGGTAATCACTTACTTCTACTTGTACCGTAATTCTGAAAAGCATTAGGTGGCTGGAAGATACGTTTGCATATGCCTTGCTAAGTAGGCTTGATTTTAGTTAAGCAAGAACGTGAGCATTTAAAAACCATACAGTTGGAGTTTTTAAACCTTGTGCATTATTACACAATCGCTGCGTATCGGGTGAAATATAATCCTATGTTGGTGCTTAGAGTTGTAATAGAAAACCTCCATTCTGAATGAAATTGATAGAGATAGGCTTTTTTAGATTGCTTATCAAAACTAAATCTGTCCCCACTCCTTGTTCCTCAGTTCATTCCGTCTGATTTTCCCAGCGATTGTCTTTGGCAGCT from Mycteria americana isolate JAX WOST 10 ecotype Jacksonville Zoo and Gardens chromosome 12, USCA_MyAme_1.0, whole genome shotgun sequence encodes the following:
- the THUMPD1 gene encoding THUMP domain-containing protein 1; its protein translation is MAAAEPAARKRRPKGHFAAAAGRAKRPRGGGRQLEAGMRGILITCNMNERKCVGEAYSLLGEYGDLLYGPEQFSDHEERLSGSEREEDEDDIEAALKKEVGQIRASTEQKLRRFQSVESGANNVVFIRTRGIEPDNLVHHILKDMHATKKKKTRVILRMLPISGTCKAFMEDMKKYTETFFEPWFKAPNKGTFQIVYKARNNSHMSREEVIKELAGIVGSLNPENKVDLNNPQYTIVVEIIKNVCCLSVVRDYVLFRKYNLQEVVKSNKEDTQQNPSSLTEDQNSKVVKPETEEEEKSSKEVEQENKNQGEIEAEPKGNDALTV